The following proteins are co-located in the Atribacterota bacterium genome:
- a CDS encoding acylphosphatase, which produces MNNNSDKACAHVMVSGRVQGVAFRYYARNIAYQLGIKGWIKNLANGDVELVIAGRQESVKKMVEWCKKGPRMAIVENTEVDWLPYSGEYNLFQIKT; this is translated from the coding sequence ATGAATAATAACAGTGATAAGGCCTGTGCCCATGTTATGGTCAGCGGCAGAGTACAAGGAGTGGCATTTCGTTATTATGCCAGGAATATTGCCTATCAGCTTGGGATTAAGGGCTGGATTAAAAATTTGGCCAATGGCGATGTAGAATTAGTTATTGCAGGTCGCCAAGAATCAGTGAAAAAGATGGTGGAATGGTGTAAAAAAGGGCCCCGTATGGCTATAGTAGAAAACACAGAAGTTGATTGGTTGCCTTATTCCGGAGAATACAATCTATTTCAAATAAAAACATAA
- a CDS encoding cytochrome c biogenesis protein CcdA: protein MLILQEVSYLAAFMAGILSFLSPCILPLVPGYISFVSGISLQELSGQNNKSSRSMYRVLTGALSFILGFSLVFISLGASATLLGRFLQEYSMWFKRIGGIIIILFGLHMLQLINIPFLHYQKRINIKQSLSFNLFLTPFIIGFAFAFSWTPCIGPILAAILVYAGTQETVSKGIKLLSFYSAGLAIPFLCTALAVNQFYKLTGKIKKYFHMIEMVGGLLLVIIGILVFSDALSLISKYLS, encoded by the coding sequence ATGTTGATCTTACAGGAAGTGTCCTACCTGGCTGCTTTTATGGCTGGAATTCTTTCTTTTCTTTCCCCCTGTATTTTACCTTTGGTTCCCGGATATATTTCCTTTGTCTCCGGCATATCCCTCCAGGAACTAAGTGGACAAAACAATAAAAGTTCCAGGTCAATGTATCGTGTTTTAACGGGAGCTTTAAGTTTTATTTTGGGTTTTTCCCTGGTGTTTATATCATTAGGAGCTTCAGCAACATTGCTGGGCAGATTTTTGCAGGAGTATTCCATGTGGTTTAAAAGAATAGGAGGAATAATTATTATTCTATTTGGATTACATATGTTACAATTAATAAATATTCCTTTTCTTCATTATCAAAAAAGAATTAATATTAAACAAAGCCTATCTTTTAATTTATTTCTAACACCATTTATCATTGGCTTCGCCTTTGCCTTTAGCTGGACTCCCTGCATTGGTCCTATTTTAGCGGCAATTCTGGTTTATGCTGGTACCCAGGAAACGGTCAGTAAAGGAATAAAATTATTATCATTTTATTCTGCTGGCTTGGCAATTCCGTTTTTATGTACAGCATTGGCGGTAAATCAATTCTATAAACTGACTGGAAAAATTAAAAAATATTTTCATATGATAGAAATGGTTGGGGGATTGCTTTTAGTTATTATTGGTATATTGGTGTTTAGTGATGCCTTATCCCTCATTTCTAAATACTTAAGTTAA